In Alcaligenes faecalis, the sequence AGATCGTGGCGATCAACGAATACATGCACCCCCGTGTGGAAGAAATCAGCGAAATCCTGCCGTTTGCCAGCGTGGGCCGTTGGTTGATGCGTCCTACCTGGGGCAACAAGCTGGTGAAATCCCAGACCAAATCTGGTCGTGTGATTCAAACCAGCTCGGTGCGCGGTTTTATTCCTTTGTACTTGCTCTCGGGCTTCAAGCGCTGGCGTCGTCGCACGCTGCGTTACCAGGCCGAGCAGCAGCGTATTGAAGGCTGGTTGAAGCAGATCGAACAGGCTGCCGATGCCCACCCGGCTCTGGCGCTGGAAATTGCCCAGTGTCAGCGTCTGGTCAAAGGCTATGGCGATACCCATGCCCGTGGCTTGCGTAACTACCAGACCGTGATGTCGGCTCTGGAACGCAACCCCAGCACCCTGTCGCCTGCCATCTTGGGCGCCCTGCGCGATGCGGCTTTGGCTGACGAGCACGGCGTGAAGCTGGAGGCAGCACTGCGCCAGTACGCACTGGTGTAAGGGCAACACCGGGCCGCTTTCGGGCGGCCTTGGTGAAAACCCTTGAGGAAGCGTTTTTATCCCGCCAAATACTTTATTTCTAAAATATTCATAGTAGAATATAAATTCGGATTGGCACTGCGAAGAAGGCCCTGAAAGCCAACGATCCCGTGTCTACTTGGCCACTTGTTCAAGCAAGAATATCCCGCTGTTGGTCAAACTGAAATTAGCCAAAGTTTGGGGGAAAAACAATATGAATCAAAGCGAAGCAGCACTTGAATTCCTGGTAGAGCCGGCCGATGCCGGATTTGAAGGCCGCGTCGGTCCCAAGGACCCGGCCAGCCTGAAATTGTGGTTGCGCATGCTGACCTGCACCAAGCAGATCGAGGACGAAATCCGTCGCCGCCTGCGCCAGAATTTTGATATTTCGCTGGCCCGTTTTGACTATATGGCCCAGTTGTACCGCTACCCGCAGGGTCTGAAGATGGGCGAGCTGTCGCGCTATCTGATGGTGACCGGCGGCAATATTACCGGACTGACTGACGAGCTGGCCCGCGAGGGCATGGTGTCTCGCCAGAGCAGCCCCACTGACCGACGTGCCTGGGTGTTGCGTCTCACCCCCAAGGGCAAAAGCAGTTTCGAGGCGATGGCCCAGGCCCACAGCGACTGGATTGCAGAAATGTTTGAAGGACTGGGTACCGAGGAAGTCGTGCACATCCATCAGCACCTGGGCCTGTTACGGGTTCATCTGCAAAGCGCGGCCAGCTAGCATAAGGTGCATCCTGCCAGGCCTGTGAACCAGGCAGGATGCGGATAGCGCCACGAACAGGCGCACAAAACACTTGCTAAAAAGGTGTCTACAACATGGTTTCCAAGCTGTACGAACAAGAACATCGCATCCGTTTTTCGGAATGCGATCCGGCGGGTATCGTTTTTTATCCGCAGTACTTTGTGATGTTTAACGACCTGATGGAAGCATGGATCGACTCCATGACCCCCGAGGGTTTTCACAACATGATCGCCAGCAAACGGGTGGGCATGCCCTCGGTGCACATTGAAGCCGAGTTCAAGTCCATCAGCCGTATGGGTGATGATGTGGTGATGAGCCTGGGTGTGGAACGCATTGGCAATAGCTCCTTGAAGCTGCTGTTGCGCTGCATCGGTAAAGACGGCGTGTTGCGTATGCAAGTGCGCCAGACCGTGGTGACCACCTCGTTGGAGACGCACCTGGGTATTCCTATCCCTGATTTCCTGCGCAACCCCATGCAAGAGTATGTGATTGCCCAGCCAGAAAGCAGCAAGGCTTGATCTAGTTTGAAGTAGTAGCAGGCAGTGTGCAGGTCAGCTATTTTTTTTGATTTAAATAGTTGACTTGTATAATATTTATTAATAAATATACTATGCTCAGAAGCATGTATTCAGACCATACGGACATATCATGAATATCGTATGTATTGGCGGAGGCCCAGCCGGCTTGTATTTCGGTTTGCTGATGAAGTTGCAAAACCCTCAGAACGAGGTTTTTGTAGTCGAGCGTAACCGACCGTACGACACCTTTGGCTGGGGTGTGGTGTTCTCGGACGCGACCATGGAAAACCTGCGTGAAGCTGACCCCGTGTCCGCGCAGACCATCGGTGACGCGTTCAACCACTGGGACGACATTGAGTGCCATTTCAAAGGTAGCGCCGTGCGCTCCAGCGGCCATGGCTTTATCGGGATTGGTCGCAAGAAATTGCTGAACATCCTGCAGGCCCGCTGTGAAGAAGTGGGCGTCAAGCTGGTGTTCGAGACCGTGGTCACGGATGAAGCTGAACTGGCCCGCAAGTACAACGCCGATATCCTGATTGCTTCTGACGGCATCAACAGTGCTGTTCGTACCCGCTACGAAGACGTGTACCAGCCTGATATCGACACCCGTAACTGCCGCTTTGTGTGGCTGGGTACGGAAAAAGTGTTCGACGCCTTTAACTTCATTTTTGTTGAAACCGAGCACGGCTGGTTCCAGGCTCACGCCTACCGCTTCCAGGACGGCCTGTCCACGTTCATCGTGGAAACGCCTGAAGAGACCTGGCAGAAAGCCGGTATTGGCGAAATGTCGCAGGAAGAGGCCATTGCCTACTGTGAAAACCTGTTTGCCGACCACCTGGATGGCAACAAGCTGATCAGTAACGCCACCCACCTGCGCGGTTCGGCCATCTGGATCCGTTTCCCACGCGTTATCTGCAACAAGTGGGTGCACTGGCAAGATTACGGCACCGGTAAGCAAGTGCCTGTGGTGCTGATGGGCGACGCCGCTCACACCGCTCACTTCTCCATCGGCTCCGGCACCAAGCTGGCCCTGGAAGATGCCATCACGCTGGCCAAGCACATGGACCACGAGTCCATGGAAGAGGCCCTGAAAGATTACGAAGCCGCTCGTAGCGTGGACGTATTGCGTATTCAGAACGCTGCCCGCAACTCGACCGAATGGTTCGAGAACGTGGCCCGTTACGCCAATATGAAGCCCGAGCAGTTCACTTACTCCATGCTGACCCGTTCGCAGCGCATCTCGCACGAGAACATGCGTATGCGTGACGCCGCCTGGCTGGAAAAATACGAGCGCTGGATGGCGACCGAAGCCGGCATGACGCTGGCCGACGGTGAAAAAGCCCCTTCGCCCATGTTCACACCCTTCAAGCTGCGCGATATGCAGTTGAAGAACCGTGTCGTGCTCTCGCCCACGCTGATTTATAGCGCCAAGGATGGCATGCCCGGTGCTACGCACCAGGTGCATTACGGTAGCCGCGCCATGGGTGGTGCTGGCCTGATCATGGCTGAAATGACCGCTGTGACGCCTGAAGGTCGTGTCACCCCCGGTTGTACTGGTTTGTGGAACGACGAGCAGGCCAATGCCTGGAAACCTGTGGTGGCTTTCGCCCACGAACAGGGTGCCAAGATTGGTGTGCAGCTGGGCCACGCTGGCCGTCGCGGTTCGACGCAGTTGGGCTGGGAAAAAGCCAACAAGCCGCTGGCTGAAGGCAACTGGCCTTTGGTGTCGGCTTCTGCCCTGCCTTACCAGGCTGGCGTAACCGCCGTTCCTGCCGAGATCACTCGTGCCCAGATGGACGAAATCCGTGACGCCTTTGTGGCCGCTGCCAAGCGCGCTGACCAGGCCGGCTTTGACTGCATCGAATTGCAAGCCGCCCACGGTTACCTGCTGTCCAGCTTCATCTCGCCGCTGACTAATCAGCGTAGTGACGAATTTGGTGGTAGTCTGGAAAATCGCATGGCTTACCCGCTGGAAGTGTTTGCGGCTATCCGCGCCGTCTGGCCAGAGAACAAGCCCATCATGGTGCGTATCTCGGCAACAGACTGGGCCGAAGGTGGCAACACGGCGGACGATGGTGTGGAAATTGCACGCCTGTTCAAGCAAGCCGGTGCCGATCTGATCGACGTGTCCTCGGGTGAAGTGGTGCTGGAGCAGCAGCCAATTTACGGCCGCATGTACCAGACGCCATTCTCCGACCGTATCCGTAACGAAGCCGGTATCGCCACCATGGCGGTGGGCTCGATCATGGAAGCGGATCACGCCAACAGCATTATTGCTGCAGGCCGTGCTGACCTGTGCGCCCTGTCGCGAGGCTTTCTGGCCGACGCGAACTGGCCACAACGTCAGGCTGCGGAGCTGGGTTACACCGACCTGGCCTGGCCCGTTCAGTACGAATGGGGCAAGGACTGGTTGCAGCGTCAAATCAAACGTGCGCCAGTGGCCCAGGACGGCCCTGCCAAGTCATAAAACACGAAAGGAGACAGCATCATGTCGGAAGAACGTTTTGACACCCACCGCGAAAGCGTGCTCGGTCGTGCAGATGTTGAGGACACGCCCGAATTGGTGAAGTACTACCAGGATTTGACTCAGTTTGAAGCCGGTGCCCTGTGGACCGTGGCGAACAAGATTGAGCCCTGGGAGCCCAAGTCCGAGTCCGTGCCTGTGGTGTGGCGCTACCGCGACCTGCGTGACTACGTGTTGCGTTCGGTGGATCTGGTCAGCCCTGAAAAGGCCGGTCGTCGTGTGATTTACCTGAACAACCCCGGTCGCCAGGAAGTCTCGGCGGCGGTGGGCTGGCTGTACTCCGGTTTGCAGGTCATGAAACCGGGCGAAGCGGCTTCCGCACATGCACACTCCTCCTCGGCCCTGCGTTTCATCATGGAAGGCCGTGGTGCCTACACCATCGTGGACGGCCACAAGATGACCTTGGGCGCCAACGATTTCGTGCTGACGCCTAACGGCTGCTGGCACGAGCACGGCGTGGAAGCCGATGGCCTGCCCTGCATCTGGCAAGACGGTCTGGACATTCCACTGGTCAACGCCCTGGAAGCCGGTTTCTACGCGGTTCACCCGGATCTGGCCCAGGCCATTACGCACCCCGTCAACGACGCGGTGGGTATCTGGGGCGGCCGTGGTCTGAAGCCAACCCTGCACGATTGGCAAAAACCGTACTCGCCTCTGCTCAAGTACGAGTGGGAGCCTACTTACGAAGCCTTGTCGGCCTACGCCAAGGTTACGGACGGCAGCCCGTTTGATGGCGTCATCATGGACTACATCAACCCGCTGACCGGCGGCCCTGTCATGGCCACCATCGGCGCCAGCATGCAAATGCTGCGTCCTGGCGAGCACACCAAGGCCCACCGTCACACCGGCAGCATCATTTACCAATGCGCCAAGGGTGAAGGCTATTCGATCATCAATGGCAAACGCTTTGACTGGCGCGAACGCGACATTTTCTGCGTACCATCCTGGATGTTCCACGAGCACGTGAACGGTTCTTCGTCCGAGGACGCTTGCCTGTTCTCGTTCCACGACCTGCCCGTGATGCGCGCCCTGAA encodes:
- a CDS encoding MarR family winged helix-turn-helix transcriptional regulator → MNQSEAALEFLVEPADAGFEGRVGPKDPASLKLWLRMLTCTKQIEDEIRRRLRQNFDISLARFDYMAQLYRYPQGLKMGELSRYLMVTGGNITGLTDELAREGMVSRQSSPTDRRAWVLRLTPKGKSSFEAMAQAHSDWIAEMFEGLGTEEVVHIHQHLGLLRVHLQSAAS
- a CDS encoding acyl-CoA thioesterase — its product is MVSKLYEQEHRIRFSECDPAGIVFYPQYFVMFNDLMEAWIDSMTPEGFHNMIASKRVGMPSVHIEAEFKSISRMGDDVVMSLGVERIGNSSLKLLLRCIGKDGVLRMQVRQTVVTTSLETHLGIPIPDFLRNPMQEYVIAQPESSKA
- a CDS encoding bifunctional salicylyl-CoA 5-hydroxylase/oxidoreductase, which translates into the protein MNIVCIGGGPAGLYFGLLMKLQNPQNEVFVVERNRPYDTFGWGVVFSDATMENLREADPVSAQTIGDAFNHWDDIECHFKGSAVRSSGHGFIGIGRKKLLNILQARCEEVGVKLVFETVVTDEAELARKYNADILIASDGINSAVRTRYEDVYQPDIDTRNCRFVWLGTEKVFDAFNFIFVETEHGWFQAHAYRFQDGLSTFIVETPEETWQKAGIGEMSQEEAIAYCENLFADHLDGNKLISNATHLRGSAIWIRFPRVICNKWVHWQDYGTGKQVPVVLMGDAAHTAHFSIGSGTKLALEDAITLAKHMDHESMEEALKDYEAARSVDVLRIQNAARNSTEWFENVARYANMKPEQFTYSMLTRSQRISHENMRMRDAAWLEKYERWMATEAGMTLADGEKAPSPMFTPFKLRDMQLKNRVVLSPTLIYSAKDGMPGATHQVHYGSRAMGGAGLIMAEMTAVTPEGRVTPGCTGLWNDEQANAWKPVVAFAHEQGAKIGVQLGHAGRRGSTQLGWEKANKPLAEGNWPLVSASALPYQAGVTAVPAEITRAQMDEIRDAFVAAAKRADQAGFDCIELQAAHGYLLSSFISPLTNQRSDEFGGSLENRMAYPLEVFAAIRAVWPENKPIMVRISATDWAEGGNTADDGVEIARLFKQAGADLIDVSSGEVVLEQQPIYGRMYQTPFSDRIRNEAGIATMAVGSIMEADHANSIIAAGRADLCALSRGFLADANWPQRQAAELGYTDLAWPVQYEWGKDWLQRQIKRAPVAQDGPAKS
- a CDS encoding cupin domain-containing protein, which translates into the protein MSEERFDTHRESVLGRADVEDTPELVKYYQDLTQFEAGALWTVANKIEPWEPKSESVPVVWRYRDLRDYVLRSVDLVSPEKAGRRVIYLNNPGRQEVSAAVGWLYSGLQVMKPGEAASAHAHSSSALRFIMEGRGAYTIVDGHKMTLGANDFVLTPNGCWHEHGVEADGLPCIWQDGLDIPLVNALEAGFYAVHPDLAQAITHPVNDAVGIWGGRGLKPTLHDWQKPYSPLLKYEWEPTYEALSAYAKVTDGSPFDGVIMDYINPLTGGPVMATIGASMQMLRPGEHTKAHRHTGSIIYQCAKGEGYSIINGKRFDWRERDIFCVPSWMFHEHVNGSSSEDACLFSFHDLPVMRALNLYREEALAENGGHQVLL